One genomic window of Cydia fagiglandana chromosome 20, ilCydFagi1.1, whole genome shotgun sequence includes the following:
- the LOC134674384 gene encoding large ribosomal subunit protein P2 isoform X1 — MRYVAAYLLAELGGKANPAASDLEKILSSVGIEADAEKLKKVIAELAGKSIEELIAAGREKLSSMPSGAAAPAAAAAAAAPAAAAAEKKEEKETKKEESESEDEDMGFGLFD, encoded by the exons ATGCGTTACGTGGCCGCGTATTTACTCGCCGAGCTGGGCGGCAAGGCCAACCCGGCAGCGTCGGACCTGGAGAAGATCCTGAGCTCCGTAGGCATTGAGGCTGACGCCGAGAAGCTGAAGAAGGTCATCGCCGAGCTCGCTGGCAAGAGCATCGAGGAGCTGATCGCTGCTG GCCGCGAGAAGCTGTCGTCGATGCCGTCgggcgccgccgcgccggccgccgccgccgccgccgccgcgcctgcGGCCGCCGCAGCCGAGAAGAAGG AAGAGAAGGAGACCAAGAAGGAGGAATCCGAATCAGAAGATGAGGACATGGGCTTCGGTCTCTTTGACTAA
- the LOC134674384 gene encoding large ribosomal subunit protein P2 isoform X2, with amino-acid sequence MRYVAAYLLAELGGKANPAASDLEKILSSVGIEADAEKLKKVIAELAGKSIEELIAAGREKLSSMPSGAAAPAAAAAAAAPAAAAAEKKEKETKKEESESEDEDMGFGLFD; translated from the exons ATGCGTTACGTGGCCGCGTATTTACTCGCCGAGCTGGGCGGCAAGGCCAACCCGGCAGCGTCGGACCTGGAGAAGATCCTGAGCTCCGTAGGCATTGAGGCTGACGCCGAGAAGCTGAAGAAGGTCATCGCCGAGCTCGCTGGCAAGAGCATCGAGGAGCTGATCGCTGCTG GCCGCGAGAAGCTGTCGTCGATGCCGTCgggcgccgccgcgccggccgccgccgccgccgccgccgcgcctgcGGCCGCCGCAGCCGAGAAGAAGG AGAAGGAGACCAAGAAGGAGGAATCCGAATCAGAAGATGAGGACATGGGCTTCGGTCTCTTTGACTAA
- the LOC134674841 gene encoding sulfotransferase 1C3-like yields the protein MEVRPDDVWLVTYPRSGTTMTCEILWLMMNNLDYEKAAKTHMFHRRHFLEFFTFLHEQTQDLDTYPSLHDFPIGYRLAASAPSPRLVVTHLPLSLLPPKVLDVARVMFVARDPRDVAVSWYHLLRMYKCFDFVGDFKEFWKLFMEDSILFTPFFPRLKETWELRNHPKMLFLFYEDMIKDKPGTLKKISSFCGKQYSQEQLLALADHLSIDVFRQNQSVQSVLETIPGMKNEGGEGFIRKGKSGGWRDYFDEEMRLQAETWIQSNLAGTDITFAF from the exons ATGGAAGTCAGGCCTGATGACGTGTGGCTCGTCACATACCCGAGATCTG GCACAACGATGACCTGCGAGATATTGTGGCTGATGATGAATAATCTGGATTACGAAAAGGCAGCAAAAACACACATGTTTCACCGACGTCATTTTCTGGA ATTTTTCACGTTTCTCCATGAGCAAACTCAAGACTTGGACACATATCCATCTCTCCACGACTTTCCCATAGGTTACCGTCTCGCTGCCTCTGCCCCCTCCCCCCGACTAGTCGTCACCCACCTCCCCCTATCTCTCCTTCCACCCAAGGTCCTGGATGTGGCGAGGGTAATGTTCGTGGCCCGGGACCCGAGGGATGTGGCTGTGTCATGGTATCATTTGCTGAGGATGTACAAGTGTTTCGATTTCGTGGGGGATTTTAAGGAGTTCTGGAAACTTTTTATGGAAGATTCGA TTTTGTTCACACCATTCTTCCCGAGATTAAAGGAGACTTGGGAGCTGCGCAACCATCCGAAAATGCTGTTTTTGTTTTACGAAGACATGATAAAG GACAAACCCGGCACCTTAAAGAAGATATCCTCTTTCTGCGGCAAGCAGTACTCTCAAGAGCAGCTCCTGGCACTTGCTGATCATCTGTCTATAGACGTGTTCAGGCAAAACCAGTCGGTTCAGTCTGTGCTGGAAACCATTCCAGGGATGAAGAATGAAGGCGGAGAGGGGTTCATTAGGAAAG GTAAATCAGGTGGTTGGCGAGATTACTTCGACGAAGAAATGCGGCTGCAGGCTGAAACGTGGATCCAGAGCAATCTAGCTGGAACGGACATAACTTTTGCgttctaa